TTTCTTAAGGTTTGTGATAATTTATTATCTTAATATTAGAGACTGTGCTGATAAATAAGACTTATGTTGATAAACTTGTCAAATTTCATTCCCTTCAATGGATGCAGAGATGCAAAAATAGAGCTGAAAAATCCGATACTCCGGGATCTTATGGTATAGGATCAACCAATGTTGCAAACGCAAAGAGAATGCGTGATAGCAGAAATCAGAACTTTCCAGGTTAGTGTAAAACCGGACATCAAATAAGACAATAAAACAAATCATGTCACAAGACCTTCCAATTAGGATTTGACTCcttgaatttttgaaaattaaggCCGACATTTTAACACTCACGGTTTTTTGTGTATGTCGATGTAATATCAGCCATTGATTTATGGTTCATGCTAACAAGTGCCCTTGGGCATTTGTTAAGAAAAccaaaaggaaaataaaaacaaaagatttaaataagaaatatcactttttaaaatttgaagacaTTGAATGCACAATTCTCcgtaatatattttctttggaTTTGTTAACAAGTTCCCTTGGGGCACTTGCACTTGTTAGCATTTCCTTTGATTTATTCATCAATGGTTTATACTTTACATTTTAAAGTGAGTTGTTAACTAATTAGAAAATAGAACTTTACTCTCTTTTATTATTGCTGTTTATGATTTAACTGAGGAATCATTCTTAACACAAATCTTTCAAATTTCAGAGGTGAAGACAATAATGAGGAGCCCTAAAAGAACTATCACAAAGACTAGTTATGAAGGCAAAGTTGTAGATGATGAAACTTGCTATAATCCAAAAAGCCTCCTATTTCCTTTGCCACCTGATGCTAGCTCACACTTGCTAGATTCTTTTAACTTTGTTGAGGAAAGTTCTGATCAAGATCTGCTTCTAGAAGTGCCATCTAACAATTCTTTTCCACAGGCAGAGCTTCTACACCCGAGTTTAAGCTATGGTGCTCAAGCCAGCACTAGTAGTAGCTCGGCAGCATACTCACATCTTGTGAACCATTAAGTGTCTGTTTGGTACCACGTTGACGTTTGTTCGTTCGCACACCACTCAAATTTCTTGTATTTGAAAAACCACGGTAAAGTTATCTACACATGATAGATTAACTGTCGCAACGTGTGTCCAAACACAGACTAAGTAACATTCTCGAGTTACTTTGGTGGAAACATATTTTACATCTTGAAAAATATGATGGTTGTGCTTACTTTACTTGCAACCTTCTTAAGCTTGGATTGCCAACAATTTGAAGTTGGATgagcttttttttttgtataggTTGGTAATAGATTGTAAGATATCTTGAAATGAGAAGTGCATTCTCCAGAATTTTGAATGCGAGCTTAGGGTTCGTTTCAAGtttcctatttttatttttactttaactAATAAACATAAGagaatataaatcaaatgtTTTCTTCACCATTTTCTTTTCAACATatttagaaaatttgaaaatgttaacatagtaaattttaaaatttattattctgtATAGTTTGTCTTTTATTTCCTCTCTATAAAAGTGGTTTATTATATGAGTATTTCATCTCTCATATCTAGACATTCTAAATGGTGCAATTACTTTCATGCACTGTTTGATGAAATTATGGATGGTGTCATTAGAATGCATATGACCAAAGGACCCAGAGCAGTATTGAAGATTTGAAAGTAGGTTTTTGGAGACAACATGCACCCAGTCACCTTTGTTAAAGCATTTCAAGCTCAGCACAAAACCCCACATTTTGAGACCAACTTTACAAAACAATGCATTTCTTGCACTGTTTTGTATAACCAATGTTGTGGTTATCATAATTGATATAATAGTCATTACTATTGATATGATATTTGTGAAAGTGATAAAATTCCATTAGTATTTGTATGACTTACTAGATAATGATGTTTATAAGAAATTctgaagaaaattatttttgtgagacataaaatttatattcttgAAAATATGacttaatcaaaataaataagtcttTTTATCTActcaaacaatatatatatgttgtataatatttttagtgaATATTTTCAAATGAGAGATATGataatgacattattttttcattttttaaaaaatattcagaaATAAATTCGTTATAATTTATGTTTGTATTGATGATATAAAATagcttataaaatattttgaataaagaAAAGAGTAAGATAAAATATGTAGAAAGGGAAAAAATTTGTTGAGATTACAACTTGAGTATttgaagaataatatttttgtaaatcatGAAACTTATACAACAAAAGTGCTAATATTGTTCTACATAGACAAATAACATTTGGTGTGTATAATCAAAAGCGAACTAATTGGTCATGAAGTATCATATCTTAGTTCAATTGAGGACACTAATGTATCttaataattatacatattCTGATATATCATTTTGTTGTCAAGTTatcatcaaatatttaatatattatctgGGAGATGCAAATTATTTGTCTAATcctaaaaatgaaattttaacatTACAAAAAGATGTTATAATCTATTTTGGTTGAGGTGTATGGTTCAACGCATGCAAGAAATTTATATCTGAACAAAAATAATGCAGttgaaagaaatatatttttacaaagtcATCGTCAAGTAAAACTTTTAAGTAACTATTATAGAAGATTGATATTTGTCATCTTAAAGATGAATGTTTTCATGAGGGAGATAAtcataatctattttattttttccttaacCATGGCTTATCCCATTGGATTTATAATGGTCGATGATTGATATGTTGTACTATTTTTCCTTCACTAAgatttttttccattgaattttATCCTAGTAAAGTTTTAATGAAACGTATCTTTAATGAACATCTAAGTGGAAGTGTTGAGAATAATTACAATATATGGTGGATGTTCATATTCCTACCTCCTATAACTCTCATAGTTAAGAGTCACTTACTCCACTATGTTAAAGGCTACTCACTAGGGGTGAGAATAGACTAGACCATACCGAATTTTGAAAGGTTTGAACCTcacctacgattaattttttaggtctaAGTCTGACCTACGACctatcatataattttttttaggcctaacttgacctttttaaaagtctggtctggcttgaaaacatatttaaaagtcttatttacattaaaatgtttaaatattatattttatatattttttaaataggcttaattATGCATTTATATAAAAGGGAATGCACTGGAATAACatttcaagaaaacaaaaaaacaaaatgaatccATAATTAATCCCTATACACATATCAAACTACATGCTCTATCCATACCAATTTACATGATGCTCTACTCATATCACATATGTTTTTCACATATCAATACCaatgtacatatatatatatattaaacaaaaaatgatttttctaacaaaatgatttttaaaaatctgaaacaagcaccatttaaacattaaaaaatgatttttggtttcaaagaatatatttattttttttctgaaacaaacgcatTCATTATtgcctctcaaacaaatataaaacgactactgagtgattgcttAATTGAACGATTACCGAATATGGAATCGCTACTGAATATGGAGCGACTACTGAATGATTGTTTAATTGatagaaaaataacattaataaataataaaatatatatagatcgGTCTGTTAAGCttaatagacttttttttttataagtttgagtctgacctatttaaataaatatactttaaaaatagtttgagtCTAACCTTTTTATGAAATGGATCACGTCAGACCAAACTATAAATAGGTCAAGCCATAGGTCGGACGATCTAAAACTTATTCTGATCCCTACCGCTCACTTCACTGTGTTGATACACCTAATGAATAAATTTGTAAGTTTTAAGAATACCGCCCAATAAATAAGACTTGTGCGATCTTGTAAGAATAGACCTTAATCAACACAATACAATACTCTCATCTTCTCTCTTTATGTTCTTCAACTCTACTATTCTAATATATTGATTGATATACTTTTGATTAGTACCATAACAAAGCCaccatttaaaattttcttttggcTTTCTTTATAACTTACAATCTCAAACTATGGTTAATTTtgaacattttattattaattttgtgattttaaaatataaaatttatttttaaatagtttttctaCCTACTTTAGtaatttgtcaattttttttatcttgtatTGTTTCATAGTTTATAATATGGTTTACAACTATGTTAATAatctttgaaataaaaattaaagaaaattaatacgcaataaaagttaattaaaatgtGCTTAAGAGTTTATCAAGGAGGGGAATATATTTTGACATAACAGGGGAGGGAATGTAATTCAATAATCTATTAAGGGAGGATAATGTGTTTTTCTCATCACATAATGTGTTTTTCTCATCGCATAAGCGGAGGGGAAAGGAGtgtttatcaattaatttaatataagagAGGTGGTAGTGTAATTTAAGCATTTCTTACGGGTTAAGACTATAatttacttataaaatatttattgatatatttaataaaaaattgatatacagtattattacaaattattttactaaaataagtaattaattatcAGTATGATAAAATGGATATCAATTAGTTGTCCGTATAAAATTAATACGGACAATATATAGTcattaaacttaatttaattaaagtacaatgatatatatatatatatacacaaataTTGATCAAGTTATACGGACATGCTAGTTTGGTAGTGTTACACAATTtcataacttttaaaaatatgtaaataatgttataaatttttatgtaaaaataaaattgtctgATGTATAATTGAAATTGTCTTATAAAGATAATCAGTGgtaacccgtgcgtcgcacggagacaatgtacattttaataaataaattgttatattaatttatatatatataNNNNNNNNNNNNNNNNNNNNNNNNNNNNNNNNNNNNNNNNNNNNNNNNNNNNNNNNNNNNNNNNNNNNNNNNNNNNNNNNNNNNNNNNNNNNNNNNNNNNNNNNNNNNNNNNNNNNNNNNNTCAACAAAACTTATtacaaaacaatacttttaattttaaacaaataaaaacaataattattaaataagaatttttaaaataatggacatgatatataaaacttaaataaattagtaaaggtaaagatgagtaagtaacttaataatgaatttttatttttattattcaacatagtatgttatttatatgtaatacatgctatttaaaaattcatataaattttgttgtattaaatggcaaaatatctttgaatttgcatgttactCTTCATTAATATTTCATGAATCATttgaattcttttaaatttgcatgatatttaataaagatgagtaagtaagattagtaaaaaaatcattacacaCATTCATAATACTCCAAACTCGCCAGTGATGTAACAAATTTGCTAAAActtgaagtttgaaaaaccatCACTTACCAAAATGTTGCGGTAGAAGACTGTGGCAATACCACATGTTTTCCAACTGCAACCGCAAATGTATGGGTTCTCCGCCGTAAACCCCTTAATATATCACATTTAATTTTCCATTGGTTCATTCGTATCCAGTATGaccttttatattaatttaaatatattattatttttctcttcgaTAATCTGGAAATTAACATGACtaataagtaaattaatttactttaaattattatttttctcttcaatataacTCTGTGGCAACACTATTCATTAGATAACatagaattaaaattattaagaccgacaacaacaaattacaatttttttaaacagaatttagaaacataaacgataaaaaatatatataacaatatagtaatcttttttataaatagaataaaattacaatgacatattaaaataaatttaccagTAATTCATGTGAACATTGACATCAAATAGAGAAACAAAAGATCACGGTTACTTCAATTTTATCTTTGAAAATACGAAACACATGTTTGGTAATAACAATTAAGAtcgtgtataatttaaaatttgaatttataaaaaaaacaattaaacctTGTCATCATCACTGTTTTcagtataaaatttatgttttgacaTTGACATCAGTAAGAAGCAAATGGTGTCTTTGTACCTTATACACAAAAAAGAAGTTGTTAGACGCAACAAGAACACTGACACAACTTTAtcaaccaaattccatgactctcttcttggagaaattgaagtaacaaaatctgatttttttatcGGAGAAAGATAAACACAGAGATGGATAACGAATTTTGGTAtgaaaaaaaactaacaaaGAAGTGTGTATATAGAAGAtaacatgaaaaatatttataagggagACACAAAGATTAGCAGGTTAACGGAGTACGACGACTTAAGAGTGAAGTCTGACActaaaataattagtaaaataaaataaattttttaattaaattaatttgaaatggcGGTTGCTAAAatagtgtttaaaaaataattacgtTTCAAAAACTGTCAGGTCGATgcaattgattgtattttattgttattgtttttattttttaattgaccactaaattctcaatttGAAACCTGAAATGTCAAGTcgtgcatttttatttttaatttattttcttattttttattggccattaacttctcactGAATGCATCACGTACAAAGTTCTGGTGtagtggaagttttatttttttcttaaaaaaaaaatcttttatttttaattcatttttcttaaaaaaaatatattgtattttatttttaattttttaattggccactaaattctcacAACGTATGTATCATGGATAAAGGTCGTGatgtaattctttttattttttaattgaccattaacttctcaacagACGATCATTTACGTGATGTGATgcaattgaaatttaattttattcttacaaaaaaaaatcagcacgtattatttcttttaatagaAACCTGATATCTTCATAATGTCAAACTTGTCAATTTAtcatgtttgttttattataatgtatagatgtGTAATACGTGACTTTCATCTAATACTAATCATtaccattaaaatatttattactatttaaaatatcaatttatggattgaatatattttttcctCTATTATTCTTAAATTATTGGATTTCAAATTATCAATTCATCTAactattttactaattatttaattaataaaaatagttttctattaaattaattttactatgGGTTATTTGAAGTTTTAAACATCTAAATATAGACCCCATATGTATCGCTGCATATATTTATatctatctcttttatttcttaagtcaTAAAATTTAGATGATTAAAATACGCAAAATTCAAATGATATTGTATTTGATATCAACtcttttatgtaaaaaaattaagttgagaaaataatcaaaatttaaaataaaaaaaatatttaaactcaGTAAATAgattcatatttattattatttaataatattagtaaaaattGAGTGTACCACTTATTGATTTCGTACTtgtatttaatatcaaaattttgatttacaataaacatttattttatgattgtgTAAAAAAAGCTAATTTTATCACGGGTTGATATACagaataattttcttaatacAGTAAATGATACTAAATATAAGATGAGGAACGATTCAGTAAACTTTTTCCAGTTTTTCTCATTTTATCTCTCTTTTTCCCTCTCATGAAAATTATTGCCTTTCTCCTCCCATAATAACTACAAATAAATACCAATTTTActtatagttatatatttttttttatttatgtcagAAGAGTAGTATTTCATTACAGTTTGCTACGTTACCATATTTTCTTTtcggaaaagaaaaacaaaaaatctctTATTTTTTCAGTGACTCTCTGTTCTTCTGATTCTCACTTTGTTCTCCATTCATTATTTCGTTCGTTCATCTCTTCCCGCTCTTCATTCCTTCCCATCGCGAAATCCTCACCACTCATTCAATGATGTTATCGGAGTTCTGAAACCGCACTTTGCGATTTCCGTTTTCCAACCTCCGATTTCACGTCACACACAAAGGTAGCCGAAATCTTTttctactattattattttcaatattttcttaCCCTAATTGCATATTTGTATATCATTTTACTTTCTTACTTTTGCCCTACATCGTCTTCTCAAACCAACttagttttcttttttcttctgttttattttctttttacttaCACTAAATTGATGGTTTAGATTTATACTTTATAttcaaatgtattttatatttttgaaatttggaACCACTGATAAGATGAGTGTTTGAGACATATTCAAAATTTGTGGGTAATGTCAAATGATACTCGAatgttaggttttggttattatttatttatttattattgatggtAGATTTGTGTCCTATGAATCATGGAGACCAACACGGAAACCAGACACGTGCCCGACActggtaataatttgagaaaatgaattaattgtaaTCAATGTGTCAACGTCTGACACTGACATGCTTTGGACACTGGGGCACACCTTCAATAAGTGTCGCTGTGTCGGTGCTACAGAGTTATGTTGTGCATTTTACATGGATTTTGGGTGGTATATGACCTTAGGAGTGGGGTACTTTGCACAATGTTTAGGGTTGTTCATAGTCTTAATCTGGGTAACGAGTATAACAAAAATCATACTGTGTGCTGTTAAGGGGTGTGATTAGTGCTCTGGAATCAAATCATCTATTCCATTTCCTATTCTTTAGTTTCATATAAAAGGTTGCACAATATGAATGTGTGCatcatataaaatttgaaaatcagATATCTTATTTATGTTAGAAACTACAGTATAAATTATGAAACTCAGATTTGAGATTGTTGATGCACAATCATTCTACTCAAAGAATTAAAAGTCCATCTCTAGTGCCTTATGGTTTCTTTCGCCTTCGACTAGCTAACATTAAGTCTTTATTTCTTGAGGTGTTATAACtagtaattttatctttatattcATGCTCTTTGATATTAAGTCGTTTCCTTGGATGCTTTCCTGTTTTCTGCACAGTAAAATGAAGAGCGCAGGATCATTAATTGGCAAAGGTTTAGTACCTTGTCAAGTATGTTTTTTCGGTTGGGAATGAGGGTTTGGATGAGAAGATGAATTTGGAGTCATCAAGAGGAATGGCAATGTCAGCCGGTAATGGGCATTCTGAAGAAGAATTTCGGAAGCCATTGATGGAAAATGAGGATTCCACTGTCCTTGCTCAGCCCAAGTTTAAGCGCCGTAAAGTTTCTGCAATTCGTGATTTTCCAGCAGAATGTGGACCATTTTGTTCTGGGGTTGGTCCAATCTTAATAGTAAATAATGGTGGCTTTGGTTCTGTTAATGGTACAATTGTTGAGGATAAGAGTGGCGAGCATTTCGGGGGTGAAGCTGAAAATGATCCTCAAGATTCTGAGTTCAAAAATAATTCGTTATTGACAGAGACTCCTGACCAAACAAGTGACTGTGGTTTGAAGGAGGGAAATCCTGTGGTCTCATCTCATCAAGTGGATGGGACTACTTTGGCTAACAATGGACCTGCAAAAGTGGCATTGGTGGGCATGGAAACTTTGGATATGGAAATTTCAACTGAAGACTCTAGCTTGGAAAAGGAAAATCCTGTGGTCTCATCTCATCAAGTGGATGGGCCTACTTTTGTTAACCACAGACATGCAAAAGTGGCATCGGTGAGCATGGAAGCTTTGGATGCGGAATTTGCAACTGAAGGCTGTAGTTTGAAGAATGAAAATCCTGTGGTTTCATCTCATCTAGTGGATGGATCTACTTTGGCTAATGATGAACGTGCAAAATTGGCATTGGTGGGCATGGAAACTTTGGGTATGGAATTTGCAACAGAAAACTCTGTAAAACAGGATTTCTCTTATATATCAAAGTCATCATCTCCAGTCGGTGAGGTAGCTATGTCTGACGACTTGAAATCCTCATCGTCCAATATCAACATTGGTGGTTCTGGTGCTTGTGTTGAGGAGGCTATAACTAGAAGGTATCCTCCTCGTAGAAAAATTGCAGCGGTCAGAGACTTTCCTCGTTTATGTGGACGCAATGCTCCCCGTCTCAGTAAGGATGAGTGTCTAAAGGAGATCTCTTTGAATAAAAACAGAGTGGGTCTACAAGACTTGGCTTTAGATGTCGGTCCATTTAAAAAAGTTGCAGCCGCCAACATAAAAGAATTGGAAAATAACATTCCACTTGAACATGGTTACAAGAGAAAGCTTGCTGACATCGTTCAAGCTGATTCTGAAGGGAATGATACAAGAGAAAAGTACATTAAACTTCCTGAAAAACGTAATCATCATCAGGTTAACATAAATTCCAAGGCAGTGGCTAAAGAGGAAATGAAGGACATTGTACTGGCTGAGGGAACATCAGCGTTAGATATTGTTTACCCAGAAGTCCGAAGTCCTGAGGGAAAACTGAACGTCTCATCAGGCAGGAAAGTAGTGCTAGGCTTGATGTCTAAATCAGAATGTCCTTGGAGATCTGATAATGATTGCTCCAAATTTAAATCAATAGAGGGTACAAATGAAAGGAAGCGAAAGAAAGTTGATTTTTATGCCCAAATAGACAGGTCTAAAACTGCTATCAAGACGAAACTGGTACCAAATCATTCGGGGCACAATTcactgaaaaagaaaaaaggaaattCTACTTCTGATGGCATGGGTCAATTAGTAATACGGGAGAAGGATTCTCTTGGTCCTAATGAAAATAACAAAGACTTTAAAAGTGTCCCAAAACCACTTAGTGTAATTGTTCCTCCTCTTGGTAATAGTGATTTCAGTGGTCATGTGAATGACTCAGTGACCCGAAATAAAGTGAGGCAAACATTACGCCTGTTCCAAGCTGTTTCTAGAAAGCTTTTGCAAGAAGTGGAAGCAAAGTCAAGTGAGCGAGAAAGAAAGAGGATTGATTTACAAGCCGCAAAGATACTTAAGGAAAATGGGAACTATGTTAACACAGGGAAGCAGCTCTTGGGACCTGTCCCTGGGGTCGAAGTCGGTGATGAGTTTCAATACAGAGTGGAGCTTAATATGATTGGCCTTCATCGCCAGACTCAGGGTGGTATAGATTATCTGAAGCACAATGGTAAGATCCTTGCAACTAGTATCGTTGCGTCGGGGGGATATGCTGATGAATTAGATAATTCGGATGTTTTGATTTATACGGGGCAGGGTGGAAATGTGATGACCACTGGTAAAGAGCCAGAAGATCAGAAGCTTGAAAGAGGCAATCTTGCTTTGAAAAACAGTAGCGAGGAAAAGAATCCTGTTAGGGTGATACGGGGTTCTGAATCAATGGATGGAAAATCCAAGACATATGTTTATGATGGACTGTATCTAGTTGAGTCGCATTGGCAGGATATGGGGCCACATGGGAAACTGGTTTATAGGTTTCGCTTGCGAAGAATCCCAGGTCAACCAGAACTTGCCTTGAAGGAAGTGAAGAAatctaaaaagttcaaaacAAGAGAAGGTCTGTGTGTTGAAGATATTTCTTACGGGGTAGAGCGAATTCCCATATGTGCTGTGAACATCATAGATGATGAGAAACCCCCACCATTTAAATACATAACTAGTATGATGTATCCTGATTGTTGCAATCTCGTCCGTCCAGAAGGCTGTAATTGTACCAATGGATGCTCTGACCTGGACAAATGTTCTTGTGTACTTAAAAATGGGGGTGAGATCCCATTTAATCACAATGGGGCTATTGTAGAAGCAAAGCCTCTAGTTTATGAGTGTGGGCCTAAATGCAAGTGCCCTTTAACCTGCCATAACAGAGTCAGCCAACTTGGCATAAAGATGCAACTCGaaatttttaaaaccaattcaAGGGGATGGGGTGTAAGATCCCTAAATTCCATCTCATCAGGAAGTTTTATCTGTGAATATATAGGAGAGGTTCTTGAAGACAAAGAAGCTGAACAAAGAACTGGTAATGACGAGTATCTTTTTGATATTGGAAATAACAACAGCAACAATACTCTTTGGGATGGACTTTCGACCCTTATGCCAGAGTCGCAGTCACATTCTTGTGAAATAGTGAAGGATGTTGGCTTCACCATCGACGCTGCTAAGTTTGGTAATGTGGGGAGATTCGTCAATCATAGTTGCTCCCCTAATCTTTATGCTCAGAATGTCCTTTACGATCATCATGACAGCAGGATTCCTCACATCATGTTATTTGCTGCTGAGAACATTCCTCCCTTGCAAGAGCTGACTTACGATTACAATTATATGATAGATCAAGTCCGTGATTCTAACGGCAATATTAAAAAGAAGAATTGCTATTGTGGTTCCGTGGAATGTACTGGTAGGTTGTATTAAGGTCTGCCATGTTAAGTGTTGGAATTGGAACGATGTTTTTTATGGGTCTTTCAAACTAATATCCTCAAATATGATATTTAGTTTTGAGCCATGTTAATGTCAATAGTTGGTTGCGATTATTCTGATATTGTTCTGAGAAAAGTGAATAGCAAACGGCCTGTGAGCCAAATTTTGTGAAAAGGACAAATATGTTGCCATTTGAATGTGTGAAAGCTCATGTTTGGGATACATTTTACTcgaaactattttattttataattaagtttcttaactttttaaaatttcaatttttgtttcacATCCAAAGTCAAACCCTTGTGCCAATTTGAACCTTTGCTCTATTCCCTGCTTCTGCAATGAGAGTTATCTG
This region of Cicer arietinum cultivar CDC Frontier isolate Library 1 chromosome 8, Cicar.CDCFrontier_v2.0, whole genome shotgun sequence genomic DNA includes:
- the LOC101489576 gene encoding histone-lysine N-methyltransferase, H3 lysine-9 specific SUVH3, with product MNLESSRGMAMSAGNGHSEEEFRKPLMENEDSTVLAQPKFKRRKVSAIRDFPAECGPFCSGVGPILIVNNGGFGSVNGTIVEDKSGEHFGGEAENDPQDSEFKNNSLLTETPDQTSDCGLKEGNPVVSSHQVDGTTLANNGPAKVALVGMETLDMEISTEDSSLEKENPVVSSHQVDGPTFVNHRHAKVASVSMEALDAEFATEGCSLKNENPVVSSHLVDGSTLANDERAKLALVGMETLGMEFATENSVKQDFSYISKSSSPVGEVAMSDDLKSSSSNINIGGSGACVEEAITRRYPPRRKIAAVRDFPRLCGRNAPRLSKDECLKEISLNKNRVGLQDLALDVGPFKKVAAANIKELENNIPLEHGYKRKLADIVQADSEGNDTREKYIKLPEKRNHHQVNINSKAVAKEEMKDIVLAEGTSALDIVYPEVRSPEGKLNVSSGRKVVLGLMSKSECPWRSDNDCSKFKSIEGTNERKRKKVDFYAQIDRSKTAIKTKLVPNHSGHNSLKKKKGNSTSDGMGQLVIREKDSLGPNENNKDFKSVPKPLSVIVPPLGNSDFSGHVNDSVTRNKVRQTLRLFQAVSRKLLQEVEAKSSERERKRIDLQAAKILKENGNYVNTGKQLLGPVPGVEVGDEFQYRVELNMIGLHRQTQGGIDYLKHNGKILATSIVASGGYADELDNSDVLIYTGQGGNVMTTGKEPEDQKLERGNLALKNSSEEKNPVRVIRGSESMDGKSKTYVYDGLYLVESHWQDMGPHGKLVYRFRLRRIPGQPELALKEVKKSKKFKTREGLCVEDISYGVERIPICAVNIIDDEKPPPFKYITSMMYPDCCNLVRPEGCNCTNGCSDLDKCSCVLKNGGEIPFNHNGAIVEAKPLVYECGPKCKCPLTCHNRVSQLGIKMQLEIFKTNSRGWGVRSLNSISSGSFICEYIGEVLEDKEAEQRTGNDEYLFDIGNNNSNNTLWDGLSTLMPESQSHSCEIVKDVGFTIDAAKFGNVGRFVNHSCSPNLYAQNVLYDHHDSRIPHIMLFAAENIPPLQELTYDYNYMIDQVRDSNGNIKKKNCYCGSVECTGRLY